One window of Methanobacterium alkalithermotolerans genomic DNA carries:
- the gdhA gene encoding NADP-specific glutamate dehydrogenase, translated as MTYVDDVLEDLKRKNPYEGEFIQTATEILRCLNVVFERHPEFQEAKILERFLEPERVIMFRVPWVDDNGKVQVNRGFRVQFNSALGPYKGGLRFHESVNLSVFKLLALEQILKNSLTGMSIGGAKGGSDFNPKGKSDAEVMRFCQSFMTELKNYIGPEIDVPAGDIGVGLREVGYLFGQYNRIANRHNCVLTGSGIEYGGSLVRREATGYGLIYILEEALKARGEILEGKKIIVSGSGNVALYAAEKAIQLGATVIAMSDSKGYIYDENGISIPFVKHIKEEKRKCIYEYLNDFPDTIYKEGSKGLWNIKCDIALPCATQNELDEESAIKLINNGVKYVAEGANKPSTPEATKLFLKSGLIFLPGKAANAGGVTTSVLEMAQRSSNMHWSFEEVDSRLKRTMVDIYRNIDKMAKEYGFEGNYVVGANIAGFIKVAKAMMAQGIV; from the coding sequence TGATGTATTAGAAGATCTAAAGAGAAAAAATCCTTATGAAGGAGAGTTCATACAGACTGCCACTGAGATTTTAAGATGTCTTAATGTAGTATTTGAAAGGCATCCTGAATTTCAGGAAGCAAAGATTTTAGAAAGATTTTTAGAACCTGAAAGAGTGATTATGTTTAGAGTACCCTGGGTTGATGATAATGGCAAAGTTCAGGTAAATCGAGGTTTTCGTGTTCAGTTTAACAGTGCACTGGGCCCCTATAAGGGCGGGCTTCGTTTTCATGAGTCGGTTAATTTATCGGTTTTTAAATTATTAGCATTAGAACAGATTTTAAAAAACAGCCTTACCGGCATGTCAATAGGCGGTGCAAAGGGTGGAAGCGATTTTAATCCAAAAGGAAAATCCGATGCTGAGGTTATGAGATTCTGCCAGAGTTTCATGACTGAACTTAAAAATTATATTGGTCCTGAAATTGATGTCCCAGCAGGGGATATTGGTGTGGGTTTAAGAGAAGTGGGATACCTATTTGGGCAGTATAATAGAATTGCAAACAGGCATAATTGCGTATTAACCGGTAGTGGAATAGAATATGGTGGATCTCTTGTAAGAAGAGAAGCAACAGGCTATGGCCTTATTTATATATTGGAAGAAGCTTTAAAAGCAAGGGGAGAAATTTTGGAAGGTAAAAAGATAATAGTTTCTGGTTCAGGAAATGTGGCCCTATATGCAGCTGAAAAGGCTATACAACTTGGAGCAACAGTTATTGCTATGTCTGACTCAAAAGGTTACATTTATGATGAAAATGGAATATCTATTCCATTTGTAAAACATATCAAAGAAGAAAAAAGAAAATGTATCTATGAATACTTAAATGATTTTCCTGATACCATCTATAAAGAAGGAAGTAAAGGTCTTTGGAATATAAAATGTGATATAGCTCTTCCCTGTGCTACCCAAAATGAGTTAGATGAAGAATCAGCAATAAAACTTATTAATAATGGAGTAAAATATGTCGCAGAAGGAGCAAATAAGCCATCAACGCCTGAAGCTACTAAATTATTCTTAAAATCCGGATTAATTTTCTTACCAGGAAAAGCAGCTAATGCGGGAGGAGTTACAACCAGTGTACTGGAAATGGCACAAAGAAGCTCAAATATGCACTGGTCATTTGAGGAGGTTGATTCCCGATTAAAAAGAACCATGGTTGACATATATAGAAATATTGATAAAATGGCTAAAGAATATGGATTTGAAGGCAACTATGTAGTTGGAGCTAATATTGCAGGATTTATTAAAGTTGCAAAGGCAATGATGGCTCAGGGAATTGTCTAA
- a CDS encoding nucleotidyltransferase family protein, with product MEKEEILKLIRNLNPQIQDKYNAQIKAIFGSYVRGEETPDSDLDVLVEFNESANLLDLVELSQFLEDEIHINIDVVPIDTVRKEIKKQVMKEAILV from the coding sequence ATGGAAAAAGAAGAAATACTCAAACTAATTAGGAATTTAAACCCTCAAATTCAGGACAAATACAATGCACAAATAAAGGCCATTTTCGGCTCGTATGTGCGTGGGGAAGAAACTCCTGATAGTGATCTTGATGTTTTAGTAGAATTCAATGAAAGTGCTAATCTACTGGATCTAGTAGAATTATCTCAGTTTCTAGAAGATGAAATTCATATAAATATTGATGTGGTCCCTATTGATACAGTTCGCAAGGAAATAAAAAAACAGGTCATGAAGGAGGCCATTCTAGTATGA
- a CDS encoding nucleotidyltransferase family protein, with product MKTKSEVLKILETDFQFLRENFHVDKIGLFGSYARQEQSEKSDLDLLINFETTPDFIQLVELEGYLSDLLDIKVEILTSGGIKDRVRPNIMKDMEFVKVKSK from the coding sequence ATGAAAACAAAATCAGAAGTATTAAAAATACTTGAAACAGATTTTCAGTTCTTAAGAGAAAACTTTCATGTAGATAAAATAGGCCTATTCGGATCATATGCCCGCCAGGAACAAAGCGAAAAAAGTGACCTGGATTTACTAATTAATTTTGAAACCACACCTGATTTTATTCAGTTAGTAGAATTAGAAGGATATTTATCAGATTTACTGGATATAAAAGTAGAAATATTGACCTCTGGTGGTATTAAAGATCGTGTGAGGCCCAATATAATGAAAGATATGGAATTTGTTAAAGTAAAATCCAAGTGA
- a CDS encoding HepT-like ribonuclease domain-containing protein: MDYSDFINDRKTFDAVLRNLEVIGEAAKNISDQVKSSNDNINWKGMAGMRDKLIHGYFGVDPEIVWETIKNRLPEIETQIKDILKDMENS, encoded by the coding sequence TTGGACTATTCTGATTTTATAAATGATAGAAAAACATTCGATGCTGTTTTAAGAAACTTAGAAGTTATTGGTGAGGCTGCTAAGAATATATCAGACCAAGTAAAAAGTTCAAATGATAATATTAACTGGAAAGGAATGGCCGGAATGCGGGATAAACTAATCCATGGCTATTTCGGAGTTGATCCGGAAATAGTCTGGGAAACCATTAAAAATAGGCTTCCTGAAATTGAAACACAAATTAAAGATATTTTAAAAGATATGGAAAATTCATAA
- a CDS encoding DUF5518 domain-containing protein, which produces MIDWKSVLICSGMAIVLSIILSIGGYIIATLYAGYRVGGQYPTGAIHGILVVFIATIFVLMINLLLFKAIPLGLIGVPGTFIISFFVLAIFSGIFGSIGGTLGAYIKKRTY; this is translated from the coding sequence ATGATAGATTGGAAAAGTGTCCTTATTTGTTCTGGCATGGCCATAGTGCTTAGTATTATTCTTTCCATAGGCGGATATATAATCGCCACCCTGTATGCTGGTTACCGGGTAGGGGGACAATACCCTACCGGGGCTATTCATGGTATCCTGGTTGTCTTCATAGCTACCATCTTTGTTTTAATGATTAACTTATTACTTTTTAAAGCCATTCCCCTGGGACTAATAGGAGTACCCGGAACTTTTATTATTTCATTTTTTGTACTGGCAATATTTTCTGGCATTTTTGGATCAATAGGCGGTACCCTAGGTGCCTATATTAAAAAAAGAACTTATTAG
- a CDS encoding P-II family nitrogen regulator has product MPIEPRKEIMMILIQEKYVDPVLQTIRQEGKLDKPGTGLAFVMDVDQVVGLTPYGVDGCNIEEF; this is encoded by the coding sequence ATGCCTATAGAGCCTCGCAAAGAAATAATGATGATTCTAATTCAGGAAAAATATGTGGACCCTGTACTCCAAACTATTCGCCAGGAAGGAAAATTAGATAAACCTGGAACCGGTCTGGCCTTTGTAATGGATGTGGATCAGGTGGTAGGCCTAACCCCCTATGGGGTGGATGGATGCAATATAGAAGAATTCTAA
- a CDS encoding tetratricopeptide repeat protein produces the protein MIAENEFNEALDYFDNEEYEEALEYFEKIINMDLGNQEAWFMKALTLINLKRDNEALEAIEVALELDPDDAEAWIKKAWILELLHDVPEGLHAAQIALDLDKDHPDAVYLMGKFLLDSGNYSESVEYFKKYPENEFLFPDALLYQGEALFKQGKSEEAEKILDKLLSIESENPEALNYKGQLLMSRGDYPGAIEFFQKALDISPGFILSNFNLGIIEKESGNFDKALNYFDKVLKVDPEYAEAWYNKGIVLEKLQKKEDSVNAYKKFIHLAPEKDDIPESLNNKVKEHLARELPDMK, from the coding sequence ATGATAGCTGAAAACGAATTTAATGAAGCCCTGGATTACTTTGATAATGAAGAATATGAAGAGGCCCTGGAATATTTTGAAAAAATAATTAATATGGATTTAGGTAACCAGGAAGCCTGGTTTATGAAGGCACTCACTTTAATAAACCTGAAAAGGGATAATGAAGCCCTGGAGGCCATAGAAGTTGCTCTTGAACTGGATCCCGATGATGCGGAAGCCTGGATAAAAAAGGCCTGGATTTTAGAATTACTTCATGACGTCCCTGAAGGTTTGCATGCTGCTCAAATAGCATTGGATTTAGATAAAGATCACCCTGATGCTGTGTATCTTATGGGAAAATTCTTACTGGATTCTGGTAATTACTCAGAATCGGTGGAGTATTTTAAAAAATATCCAGAAAACGAATTCCTATTTCCCGACGCCCTTTTATACCAGGGTGAGGCTTTATTTAAACAGGGCAAAAGTGAAGAAGCAGAGAAAATACTCGATAAATTATTGAGTATAGAAAGTGAGAATCCTGAGGCTCTAAATTATAAGGGACAGTTACTTATGAGTAGAGGAGATTATCCTGGAGCCATAGAGTTTTTCCAAAAAGCACTGGATATTAGTCCTGGTTTTATTTTATCTAACTTCAATCTGGGTATTATAGAAAAAGAATCCGGTAATTTTGATAAAGCCCTGAATTACTTTGATAAAGTTTTAAAAGTGGATCCAGAATATGCAGAAGCCTGGTATAATAAAGGAATTGTTCTAGAAAAATTACAAAAAAAAGAGGATTCAGTAAATGCTTATAAAAAATTTATACACCTAGCCCCTGAAAAGGATGATATCCCTGAGAGCTTAAATAATAAAGTAAAAGAACACCTGGCCCGGGAACTCCCGGATATGAAATAA
- a CDS encoding TRAM domain-containing protein encodes MFGDSYNNRDSSAPIKEGEEYDVKIEDTGRDGDGIARIEGFVVFVSGAKEGDEVKIKINSIRRNFAFADVVE; translated from the coding sequence TTGTTTGGAGATAGTTATAATAATAGAGATAGTTCTGCACCTATTAAAGAAGGTGAAGAATATGATGTTAAGATTGAAGATACCGGTAGAGATGGAGATGGGATTGCTCGTATAGAAGGTTTTGTAGTTTTCGTTTCAGGCGCCAAAGAAGGCGATGAAGTAAAAATTAAAATTAACTCTATTAGAAGGAATTTTGCCTTTGCTGATGTAGTAGAATAA
- a CDS encoding SGNH/GDSL hydrolase family protein, with protein sequence MIACLGDSITVGRPGESYLKYMDSPRDYHNHGCSGETLSGLSRRIDSFISQSYDDFIIEIGVNDILLPYLKDHSLAWNHKVQKLILRGSIPLEEVQDFKREYEKLIWKLEDKNVKIISIPCIGEVLNSNLNQKVDEYNDSIQELCEKYHLRYIDFNKWQKMALGLSEFRSPYFISTSTYGLMFDSVLTTRLGLSDFISKIRRLVVTVDGVHLNKNGAQNLARLIQKTE encoded by the coding sequence ATGATAGCCTGCCTGGGAGATAGTATAACCGTCGGTCGCCCTGGTGAATCATATCTTAAATATATGGATTCACCCCGTGACTACCATAACCATGGATGCAGTGGTGAGACTTTATCTGGATTATCCCGTAGAATTGATAGTTTTATTAGCCAATCCTATGATGATTTTATAATTGAAATAGGCGTAAATGATATTTTATTACCCTATTTAAAAGACCATTCCCTGGCCTGGAATCACAAAGTCCAAAAACTAATTCTCCGGGGAAGCATACCCTTAGAAGAGGTTCAGGATTTTAAAAGGGAGTATGAAAAGTTAATCTGGAAGTTAGAGGATAAAAATGTTAAAATTATAAGTATCCCCTGTATAGGCGAAGTTTTAAACAGTAATTTGAATCAGAAAGTGGATGAATATAATGATTCCATCCAGGAACTCTGTGAAAAATATCACCTGAGGTATATTGATTTTAATAAATGGCAAAAAATGGCCCTAGGACTGAGTGAATTTAGATCTCCTTATTTTATATCCACATCCACTTATGGCCTAATGTTTGATTCAGTTTTAACCACCAGATTAGGACTCTCTGATTTTATCAGTAAAATTAGAAGGCTGGTGGTGACTGTTGACGGGGTGCACTTAAATAAAAATGGGGCACAAAACCTGGCCCGATTAATCCAAAAAACAGAATAA
- the rnc gene encoding ribonuclease III, whose amino-acid sequence MELLERYSIKPLNPHLYHLAFIHESYSNENGLDECYERLEFLGDTVLDLVVSEYLYNMDSSLSEGELTRLRSNYVCKKALYTYSTKIGLDKYIKIGAGVELTTREIDSVISDVFESFVGAMYLDSGLETTKRFLYQTVIPHIRQGEIFFYDYKSQLKHLCDQKSLELSYELINEVGEPHDKIFTMTAVINGKRKGTGKGGSKKEAEQNAAKFTLGNLRY is encoded by the coding sequence ATGGAACTACTCGAAAGATATTCAATTAAACCCCTTAATCCTCATCTTTACCATTTGGCTTTTATACATGAGTCTTATTCCAATGAAAACGGCCTGGATGAGTGCTATGAAAGATTGGAATTTCTTGGTGACACCGTACTGGATCTGGTGGTATCTGAATATTTATATAATATGGATTCTTCCTTAAGTGAAGGGGAATTAACCCGTCTTCGCTCAAATTATGTGTGTAAAAAAGCACTCTATACTTATTCTACCAAAATAGGCCTGGATAAATATATAAAAATTGGTGCAGGGGTGGAATTAACCACCAGAGAAATTGATTCAGTTATCAGTGATGTATTTGAGTCCTTTGTTGGTGCAATGTATCTGGACTCCGGTCTGGAAACCACCAAAAGATTTCTCTACCAAACAGTAATCCCCCACATACGCCAGGGAGAAATCTTTTTTTATGATTATAAATCCCAGTTAAAACATTTATGTGATCAGAAATCACTGGAATTAAGTTATGAGTTAATAAATGAAGTAGGGGAACCTCATGATAAGATATTTACCATGACCGCGGTTATTAATGGTAAAAGAAAGGGTACAGGTAAGGGTGGCAGTAAAAAGGAAGCTGAACAGAATGCGGCTAAATTTACTTTAGGCAATCTTAGATACTAA
- a CDS encoding rhodanese-like domain-containing protein — protein MKPKTILVLLVLISGLVMISGCTTNNVNTTNETGIPGYMDVTPAEAQVLINNTPDIVIIDASPKFDEGHLPGAVNYPVSDGSLDNAIPTLNKNDTYLVYCHVDSVAIEGAQKLVDAGFTKVYRLEGNYQAWVDAGYPVET, from the coding sequence ATGAAACCCAAAACTATTCTGGTTTTACTGGTTTTAATTTCAGGTCTGGTAATGATATCTGGTTGTACCACCAATAACGTTAACACCACCAATGAGACTGGTATCCCAGGCTATATGGATGTTACTCCTGCAGAGGCACAAGTACTGATAAATAATACACCCGATATTGTGATAATTGATGCTTCGCCTAAATTTGATGAAGGACACCTACCTGGCGCTGTAAATTATCCAGTTTCTGATGGTTCATTGGATAATGCTATACCCACATTAAATAAAAATGATACCTACCTGGTATACTGTCATGTGGATAGTGTTGCCATTGAAGGAGCCCAAAAACTTGTAGATGCTGGATTCACCAAAGTATATCGGTTGGAAGGAAATTATCAGGCATGGGTAGATGCAGGATATCCTGTGGAAACTTGA
- a CDS encoding DUF2085 domain-containing protein: MSSKGFFREKFFKGHIICHGCPERSFKIKGHPLPVCARCTGLYLGSFSYIIILLIFNWGFNLTLFLAGLLLIIPTLCDGITQYFTLRESNNRLRFITGIIGGVGLGIIITSIRFLGIMEIFFIEIKHDYYFF, encoded by the coding sequence ATGTCCAGTAAAGGATTTTTTCGTGAAAAATTTTTTAAGGGCCATATAATATGTCATGGCTGCCCGGAGAGGTCTTTTAAAATTAAAGGACATCCTTTACCAGTATGTGCCCGGTGCACTGGTTTATATCTGGGGAGCTTCTCTTATATCATTATACTGCTTATTTTTAACTGGGGATTCAATTTAACCCTATTTTTAGCAGGGTTATTATTAATAATTCCCACCCTATGTGATGGAATAACCCAGTACTTTACTTTAAGAGAAAGTAACAACAGACTCCGCTTTATAACTGGAATCATAGGGGGAGTGGGATTAGGGATTATAATTACCAGTATACGCTTTTTAGGTATAATGGAGATTTTTTTTATTGAAATAAAGCATGATTATTATTTTTTTTAA
- a CDS encoding PAS domain S-box protein: MGKKAESSLTPDHVIKNWEELKDYMQKGYPADEKREQVFEDLYHMVRLMCDNVPDMIWAKDRDKKFIFTNRAIAEKLLNARDTMEALGKTDMYFANRERSLHPENKKWHTFGEICTDSDEFVLKTEKPGRFDEFGNVKGEFLFLDVHKAPFRDEKGEIIGTVGCARDVTREKEIEKNLTESEKLFHSLIDNMLDAVIILDFEGSILFANRAAFELVDIDPRTPLQGFHVKDFALGQSMMDIENHQQMVKEDKFGFLGNYQIKDKYGQVKWVEGLGRKIEFQGKVANLVNLRDITPRKKAEEELKNREKLLEGVARMNHILINSPNLKAAIQDSLEEIGSATRIDRAYIFKNHVEESTGRLLTSHWMEWTNGQVEAQLYNNDLQNIPYEKLSPDLITNFTQKKPFYSLSRDLDSYTHEIVEKQGILSLLLVPVLVQDKLWGFIGFDNCTQERNWKEYELTILKTAADSIGSALDRYDFEKALTESENKSKKLIKAIPDMMLVISKEGFIQDYSPKNPELMSIPEKEIVGSNISQMGLSPADLEQILKMIKTTLITNTLETIEYALDVPAGNRYFEARFIKLNEDNVLSIIRDITGRVRDGEMIKSSLEEKDILLREIHHRVKNNMQIISSLMNLQIKYENSPEAINILKESQGRVKSMAMVHEKLYKSKSFSMINFKDYLTRLVSDILYTYDLISHIDWKLDMDEIKITMDLAIPLGLIIHEMVSNSAKYAFKKDENGRIDISMKMVDDRFFLRVADNGVGIPEDIEWGETDTLGLHLIDALVKQIDGVIKLDNSQGTSYEIIFPPMSYVNRG, translated from the coding sequence ATGGGAAAAAAAGCAGAATCATCCCTTACTCCCGACCATGTTATTAAAAATTGGGAAGAATTAAAGGATTATATGCAGAAGGGTTATCCTGCCGATGAAAAAAGGGAGCAGGTTTTTGAGGATCTCTATCACATGGTGCGCTTGATGTGTGATAATGTGCCGGATATGATCTGGGCCAAGGATAGGGATAAGAAATTCATTTTTACTAACCGGGCTATAGCTGAAAAATTATTAAATGCCCGGGACACCATGGAAGCCCTGGGTAAAACCGATATGTATTTTGCCAACAGGGAGCGCTCACTTCATCCAGAAAACAAAAAATGGCATACCTTTGGTGAGATTTGTACCGATTCAGATGAATTTGTACTTAAAACCGAAAAACCAGGTCGTTTTGATGAGTTTGGAAATGTTAAGGGGGAATTCTTATTTTTAGATGTTCATAAAGCTCCTTTTAGGGATGAAAAAGGGGAGATAATCGGGACTGTGGGTTGTGCCCGGGATGTAACCCGGGAAAAAGAAATAGAAAAAAATCTAACAGAAAGTGAAAAGTTATTCCACTCCCTGATTGATAACATGTTAGATGCAGTTATAATATTAGATTTTGAAGGGTCAATCCTTTTTGCCAATCGAGCCGCATTTGAACTGGTGGATATTGATCCCCGGACTCCTTTGCAGGGTTTTCATGTTAAAGATTTTGCCCTGGGGCAATCCATGATGGATATTGAAAATCATCAGCAGATGGTAAAAGAGGATAAATTTGGTTTTCTGGGAAACTACCAGATTAAAGACAAATACGGTCAGGTTAAATGGGTGGAAGGACTGGGTAGAAAAATAGAATTTCAGGGTAAAGTGGCTAATCTGGTTAATTTAAGAGATATAACCCCTCGAAAAAAGGCAGAAGAGGAATTAAAAAACCGGGAGAAACTACTAGAAGGTGTGGCCCGGATGAATCATATCCTCATAAACAGTCCTAATCTAAAGGCAGCTATTCAGGATTCCCTGGAGGAAATTGGAAGTGCCACCCGGATTGACCGGGCTTATATTTTTAAAAATCATGTAGAAGAATCTACCGGACGTTTATTAACCAGCCATTGGATGGAATGGACTAATGGTCAGGTTGAGGCCCAGTTATATAATAATGATTTGCAGAATATTCCCTATGAAAAACTATCCCCTGATTTAATAACCAATTTCACCCAGAAAAAACCATTTTATAGTTTAAGTCGTGATTTAGATTCTTATACCCATGAAATAGTAGAAAAGCAGGGTATCTTATCACTGCTTCTGGTTCCAGTGCTGGTGCAGGATAAATTATGGGGTTTTATTGGATTTGATAATTGCACTCAGGAGAGAAACTGGAAGGAATATGAACTCACCATTTTAAAAACAGCAGCAGATTCTATTGGCAGTGCCCTGGATCGATATGATTTTGAAAAAGCATTAACAGAAAGTGAAAATAAAAGTAAGAAGCTTATAAAGGCCATCCCGGATATGATGCTGGTTATAAGTAAGGAAGGGTTTATCCAGGATTATTCTCCTAAAAATCCAGAATTGATGTCCATTCCGGAAAAGGAAATTGTTGGCAGTAATATCTCCCAGATGGGCTTATCACCGGCTGATTTGGAGCAGATATTAAAAATGATTAAAACTACCTTAATTACCAATACCCTGGAAACAATTGAATATGCACTGGATGTTCCTGCTGGTAATCGGTATTTTGAAGCTCGTTTTATTAAATTAAATGAGGATAATGTTTTATCCATTATAAGGGATATAACCGGCCGGGTTCGTGATGGGGAGATGATAAAATCCTCTCTGGAAGAAAAAGATATACTCTTAAGAGAGATCCATCACCGGGTGAAAAATAATATGCAGATTATATCCAGTCTCATGAATTTGCAGATAAAGTATGAAAATTCCCCGGAGGCAATTAATATCCTGAAAGAAAGCCAGGGCAGGGTAAAATCCATGGCTATGGTGCATGAAAAACTTTATAAGTCCAAATCTTTTTCTATGATTAATTTTAAGGATTATCTAACTCGTTTAGTGTCTGATATATTATACACCTATGATCTTATTTCCCATATCGACTGGAAACTGGATATGGATGAAATAAAAATTACCATGGATCTGGCTATACCTCTGGGACTTATTATCCATGAAATGGTATCTAACTCAGCTAAATATGCTTTTAAAAAAGACGAAAATGGTAGAATTGATATATCTATGAAAATGGTGGATGATAGATTCTTTTTAAGGGTGGCTGATAATGGTGTGGGAATTCCGGAAGATATTGAGTGGGGAGAAACCGATACTCTGGGGTTGCACCTGATTGATGCCCTGGTTAAACAGATTGATGGAGTTATTAAACTGGATAATAGTCAGGGCACCAGTTATGAGATTATATTTCCCCCTATGAGTTATGTAAATAGAGGATGA
- a CDS encoding carboxymuconolactone decarboxylase family protein, with translation MKKDKPRPYQFAKAINGDLEEAFNNLSFQIMKDGALSTREKTLIALACAVAVKCKQCIKAHEKKAQEEGCSREEILEAAAVAGQVRLGSGFTFASYLLEE, from the coding sequence TTGAAAAAGGATAAACCCCGACCGTACCAATTCGCTAAAGCCATAAATGGTGACCTGGAAGAAGCATTTAATAATCTATCATTTCAAATAATGAAAGATGGTGCTCTTTCCACCCGGGAAAAAACTTTAATTGCTCTGGCCTGTGCTGTGGCGGTTAAATGCAAGCAGTGCATAAAAGCTCATGAAAAAAAAGCCCAGGAAGAAGGATGTTCCCGGGAAGAAATATTGGAAGCCGCTGCAGTAGCTGGCCAGGTAAGATTAGGATCTGGATTTACTTTTGCATCCTACTTGCTGGAAGAATAA
- a CDS encoding NifB/NifX family molybdenum-iron cluster-binding protein, which yields MKIAIASQGRDIESQTSDLFGRSRDFIILEMVDDKIVTIESVENPFRKDKAAGNLAAQFLAGENINILITGKLGHVALRVLNNASITAYKSHRGTVKQNINLYQQGKLTKLSNLQAGFPTGK from the coding sequence ATGAAAATTGCCATAGCTTCCCAGGGAAGGGACATAGAATCCCAGACCAGTGATCTTTTTGGCCGTAGCCGGGACTTTATAATTCTGGAAATGGTAGATGATAAAATTGTAACTATTGAATCTGTGGAAAATCCATTCAGAAAGGATAAAGCTGCAGGCAACTTAGCTGCTCAATTTCTGGCTGGTGAAAATATAAATATTCTTATAACCGGTAAACTGGGACATGTAGCCTTGAGAGTATTGAATAATGCCAGTATAACCGCCTATAAAAGTCACAGAGGAACAGTTAAACAGAATATAAATTTATACCAGCAGGGTAAGTTAACCAAACTTAGCAATCTGCAGGCCGGGTTCCCTACCGGGAAATAA
- a CDS encoding DUF134 domain-containing protein yields MSRPRRIRKIRNQPRIRCFKPENDEKAPLSVIEITIDEFEAIRLRDYHDIQQKKSAELMEISQPTFHRIISSARKKIARALIEGSTIIITGDDFMTENKEYKCNVCAFKWSSPKKVYEKCPDCDSENIQIIEKEEDDSKQDITQRRSFGGPGLGAGAPTVCKCPNCGFESPKKRGVPCRNTKCPECDMPLCGSDSI; encoded by the coding sequence ATGTCCAGGCCACGACGTATTAGGAAAATAAGAAATCAACCCCGTATTAGATGTTTTAAACCGGAAAATGATGAAAAAGCCCCATTAAGTGTTATTGAAATTACTATAGATGAGTTTGAAGCAATAAGACTTCGGGATTATCATGATATTCAACAAAAAAAATCAGCGGAATTAATGGAAATATCCCAACCCACATTTCACCGCATCATTTCATCAGCCCGAAAAAAAATTGCCCGGGCTCTGATTGAAGGAAGCACCATAATAATAACTGGAGATGATTTTATGACAGAAAATAAAGAATATAAATGCAATGTCTGTGCCTTTAAGTGGAGCAGTCCCAAAAAAGTATATGAGAAATGTCCTGATTGTGATTCAGAAAATATTCAAATTATTGAAAAAGAGGAAGATGATTCAAAACAGGATATCACACAGCGCCGATCTTTTGGAGGTCCTGGTTTAGGTGCAGGAGCCCCGACAGTATGTAAATGTCCTAACTGTGGCTTTGAATCTCCCAAAAAAAGAGGAGTACCATGTAGAAACACCAAGTGTCCGGAATGTGATATGCCCCTTTGTGGATCCGATTCTATCTGA